From a region of the Haematobia irritans isolate KBUSLIRL chromosome 4, ASM5000362v1, whole genome shotgun sequence genome:
- the LOC142234918 gene encoding trypsin alpha-like, producing MWALRLLLPLSMVIFLPCSNGQLRNTTLAMQGIDDLDYYDPEHFDTINGTRIVGGRPIEISRVPWQIALYDSGYAICGGSVISLDWILTAAHCVYGGGSFAIRAGSTYNNRGGQIRYARSVIIHSSYNPNTLNYDIALIRLQRSLQRTSNVMPIALPVRNRRLPRRFFVSGWGRTTENGPTANRIRGVTLHKITRRQCKRKYAPDNIAINANMICTQTPRKDACQGDSGGPLVNGRIQYGVVSFGIGCARPNYPGVYTNTRRLKGWIQTTIRRRGGRQPTFK from the coding sequence ATGTGGGCTCTTCGACTTCTACTGCCGCTGAGTATGGTCATTTTTCTTCCATGCAGCAATGGTCAATTGCGGAATACTACATTAGCAATGCAGGGAATAGATGACTTGGATTATTATGATCCGGAACACTTTGATACGATCAATGGAACACGAATAGTTGGAGGCAGACCAATTGAAATTAGCCGGGTCCCTTGGCAAATTGCTCTGTATGATAGTGGTTATGCAATATGCGGAGGTTCTGTAATTAGTTTGGATTGGATTTTAACAGCTGCTCACTGCGTCTACGGTGGTGGTTCTTTTGCTATACGGGCTGGCTCTACATACAATAACAGAGGTGGTCAAATACGTTATGCGCGTTCCGTCATCATCCACTCCAGTTACAACCCAAACACACTTAACTACGATATTGCCTTGATAAGATTACAAAGGAGTTTGCAAAGAACCAGCAACGTAATGCCAATAGCTCTCCCTGTACGAAATAGACGTTTACCCAGGCGTTTTTTCGTTAGTGGTTGGGGTAGAACAACAGAAAATGGGCCAACTGCGAATCGTATTAGGGGTGTAACTCTTCATAAAATAACCCGTCGGCAATGCAAACGAAAATATGCACCTGATAACATAGCTATTAATGCTAATATGATATGTACACAAACACCCAGGAAAGATGCATGTCAAGGCGATTCCGGTGGACCATTAGTTAATGGTCGAATACAATATGGAGTTGTTTCTTTTGGTATTGGATGTGCCCGGCCAAATTATCCAGGTGTCTATACTAACACCCGTAGATTAAAAGGATGGATTCAAACTACTATACGTCGAAGAGGTGGAAGGCAACctacatttaaataa